A stretch of the Paenibacillus dendritiformis genome encodes the following:
- a CDS encoding ABC transporter substrate-binding protein — protein sequence MKPFYSIVVVCSLLLLAACGNSGEPKDVAKNGDGSKMVKIGIAQYANHPSLDGAREGFLQALKDAGYEEKVNLQVDFRNAQGDMNNNLTIAQKLVGDKSDLILAIATPTAQAVAKATKDIPVLFTAVTDPVASKLVDSLEKPGGNVTGTRDTNPDAIKKTMETIKKFFPEARKVGVIYNSGEQNSVVNIANVKQVLQEGGLETVEATVTNSSEVKQAADSLVGRADIIYLPSDNTVISALSSVVSVANDNDIPLFCESSESVGEGAFASIGFRYYDLGYTTGKMAVEVLKGASPADIPVQFSEKLELMINPKAAEAQGITLTDEMRQGAILIEK from the coding sequence ATGAAACCGTTTTATTCGATTGTTGTAGTTTGTTCGCTGCTGCTGCTGGCAGCATGCGGGAACTCGGGCGAACCGAAGGACGTGGCCAAGAACGGCGACGGCAGCAAGATGGTCAAGATCGGCATTGCGCAGTACGCGAATCATCCTTCGCTGGATGGAGCGAGGGAAGGCTTTTTACAGGCGCTGAAGGATGCCGGGTACGAGGAAAAGGTCAACTTGCAAGTGGATTTCCGCAATGCCCAGGGTGACATGAACAACAACCTCACGATAGCCCAAAAGCTGGTCGGCGACAAAAGCGACCTGATCCTGGCGATCGCCACGCCGACCGCGCAGGCGGTTGCGAAGGCGACAAAAGACATCCCCGTTCTGTTCACGGCCGTGACGGATCCGGTCGCGTCGAAGCTGGTCGATAGTCTGGAGAAGCCGGGAGGCAATGTGACAGGCACGCGCGATACGAATCCGGACGCAATCAAGAAGACGATGGAAACTATCAAGAAATTTTTCCCCGAGGCTCGCAAGGTAGGCGTCATTTACAATTCCGGGGAGCAGAACTCCGTCGTCAACATCGCTAACGTCAAGCAGGTGCTGCAAGAAGGCGGGCTGGAGACGGTCGAGGCCACCGTAACGAACAGCTCCGAGGTGAAGCAGGCCGCGGATTCACTGGTAGGGCGCGCGGATATCATCTATCTTCCGTCGGATAATACGGTCATCTCCGCGCTCAGCTCGGTCGTGTCGGTCGCGAATGACAACGATATTCCGCTGTTCTGCGAGAGCAGTGAATCGGTGGGGGAAGGCGCTTTCGCATCGATCGGGTTCCGGTACTACGATCTGGGCTATACGACAGGAAAAATGGCGGTGGAGGTGCTGAAAGGCGCATCGCCTGCCGACATCCCCGTCCAGTTCTCCGAGAAGCTCGAACTGATGATTAATCCGAAGGCGGCGGAGGCGCAGGGAATCACATTGACGGATGAGATGAGACAAGGCGCAATCCTGATTGAGAAATAA
- a CDS encoding ABC transporter permease produces MLYALTGSLEAGVIYALMALGVYLTFRILDFPDLTVDGSFATGGAVAAVMITSGYPPLLATLGALLAGCLAGTVTGLLHTKGKINTLLSGIISMIALYSINLRIMGKANTPLLGENTLFTQLVSFLSSLQPLAILAAVGIFVLLIKWAIDWFLDTEIGLAIRATGDNGKMIRSLSANTDNMKIVGLSLSNGLVALSGALIAQYQEFADVSMGIGIIIVGLASVIMGEAVFGHASIRRATFAVIGGAVIYRLIIMLALRIGLDPNDLKLLTAAIVVAALVMSRVLATWQDRRVKSSREDVPHVSVDQGARGESHAET; encoded by the coding sequence GTGCTGTATGCGCTGACGGGTTCTTTGGAAGCAGGGGTCATTTACGCGTTGATGGCCCTTGGCGTTTACTTGACGTTTCGAATTCTTGATTTTCCCGATTTGACCGTCGATGGCAGCTTTGCCACCGGCGGAGCCGTGGCGGCGGTAATGATTACGTCCGGCTATCCCCCGCTTCTCGCCACATTGGGCGCGCTGCTGGCGGGATGCCTGGCAGGAACCGTAACCGGACTGCTGCATACGAAGGGGAAAATCAATACGCTGCTATCCGGCATTATTTCGATGATTGCTTTGTATTCGATCAATTTGCGGATTATGGGCAAGGCGAATACGCCGCTATTGGGGGAGAACACCTTGTTCACGCAGCTTGTCTCCTTCTTGTCCAGCCTGCAGCCGCTTGCCATTTTGGCTGCTGTAGGAATATTCGTCCTGCTCATCAAATGGGCTATCGACTGGTTCCTGGATACGGAGATCGGCTTGGCGATTCGCGCCACCGGCGACAATGGCAAAATGATCCGCAGCCTCTCCGCGAACACCGACAATATGAAAATTGTCGGGCTGAGCCTGTCCAACGGATTGGTGGCGCTCTCCGGCGCGCTTATCGCCCAATATCAAGAATTTGCGGATGTCTCGATGGGAATCGGAATTATTATCGTCGGCTTGGCCTCCGTCATTATGGGGGAAGCCGTCTTCGGCCATGCTTCCATTCGGCGGGCGACCTTCGCCGTAATCGGAGGAGCTGTCATCTATCGCCTCATTATCATGCTCGCTCTTCGCATCGGGCTGGATCCGAATGACCTGAAGCTGCTGACCGCCGCGATTGTGGTCGCCGCCCTCGTCATGTCGCGGGTTCTCGCTACATGGCAAGACAGACGGGTGAAGTCCTCTCGGGAAGACGTACCGCATGTGTCCGTCGATCAGGGAGCAAGGGGGGAAAGCCATGCTGAAACTTGA
- a CDS encoding ABC transporter ATP-binding protein: MLKLDGIRKVFNRRTASEKIALQHINLTLREGDFVTIIGSNGAGKSTLMNIISGGMAPDSGTIEIDGENVTGLSEFERSRKIGRVFQDPMAGTAPTMTIEENLAVAYSRDKRRTLHRGVNKRRKELFRESLASLHLGLEDRLSAKAGLLSGGERQALSLLMATFTQPKVLLLDEHTAALDPARAQLITALTKEVVERSNFTTLMVTHNMQQAIELGNRLIMMDAGEIILDVREEEKKQLTIEALLKKFAQLKGVADDRLLLG, from the coding sequence ATGCTGAAACTTGACGGGATACGGAAAGTGTTCAACCGGAGGACGGCGAGCGAGAAGATCGCTTTGCAGCATATTAATCTGACGCTTCGCGAGGGAGATTTCGTGACGATTATCGGGTCCAACGGCGCCGGCAAATCCACGCTGATGAACATTATCTCCGGCGGGATGGCGCCGGACAGCGGGACAATCGAGATTGACGGCGAGAACGTGACTGGTCTCTCTGAATTCGAGCGCTCGCGCAAGATCGGCCGCGTGTTCCAGGATCCGATGGCCGGAACGGCGCCGACGATGACGATCGAGGAGAATCTGGCGGTCGCCTACTCGCGGGACAAGAGACGCACTCTGCACCGGGGAGTGAACAAAAGGCGGAAGGAGCTGTTCCGGGAAAGCTTGGCTTCGCTCCATCTTGGCCTGGAGGATCGGCTATCGGCCAAGGCGGGGCTGCTGTCGGGCGGCGAGCGTCAAGCGCTGAGCCTGCTGATGGCGACCTTCACGCAGCCGAAGGTGCTGCTGCTGGATGAGCATACGGCCGCGCTTGATCCGGCCAGAGCGCAGTTGATTACGGCGCTGACGAAGGAAGTCGTCGAGCGTTCCAACTTCACGACGCTGATGGTGACGCACAATATGCAGCAGGCCATCGAGCTCGGCAACCGCCTGATTATGATGGATGCCGGAGAGATTATTTTGGATGTGCGGGAAGAGGAGAAGAAGCAGCTGACGATCGAGGCGTTGCTGAAAAAATTCGCCCAGTTGAAGGGAGTGGCGGATGACCGTTTGCTGTTGGGATAG
- the pdhA gene encoding pyruvate dehydrogenase (acetyl-transferring) E1 component subunit alpha: MMIQSQGHPSAPPIEEEAGAEARHEDVRGLLEPYQVLAPDGELRHPVEGAIDEDLMIQMYEKMVLTRMFDRKAVNLQRQGRMGTYAPYEGQEAAQVGSALALSPHDWLFPSYRDHAAAVTHGQSLTRILLYWMGHMEGSISPEGRHIMPPCVPIATHLTHAVGTAWAAKLKGERQASIVYFGEGATSEGDFHEALNFAGVYQTATVFFCQNNGYAISVPFHAQSASRTIAQRAAAYDMPGVRVDGNDVFAVWLTVREAIDRGLNGGGPTLIEAVTFRYGPHTTSDDPRKYRDQARLSAEWREGRDPIERLKLHLVKRDAWSEEHEARLMERVSALIEAAVDEAESYPKSRPGDMFMHVSADMPWPVAEQREQSGLCAERQGEA, from the coding sequence ATGATGATTCAAAGTCAGGGGCATCCGTCTGCCCCGCCAATCGAAGAAGAGGCAGGAGCGGAGGCGCGGCATGAAGACGTGCGCGGGCTGCTTGAGCCATATCAGGTGCTGGCGCCGGACGGGGAGCTTCGCCACCCAGTCGAGGGGGCCATTGACGAGGATCTAATGATACAAATGTACGAGAAGATGGTGCTGACACGGATGTTCGATCGCAAGGCGGTCAACCTGCAGAGGCAGGGCCGGATGGGCACCTACGCCCCTTATGAAGGCCAGGAAGCCGCGCAGGTGGGGAGCGCGCTGGCGCTGTCCCCCCATGATTGGCTGTTCCCCAGCTATCGCGATCACGCCGCCGCGGTGACGCATGGGCAGTCGCTTACCCGCATCCTGCTCTATTGGATGGGGCATATGGAAGGCTCTATCAGCCCGGAAGGACGCCATATCATGCCGCCATGCGTGCCGATAGCCACCCATTTGACGCATGCGGTGGGCACGGCCTGGGCCGCCAAGCTGAAGGGGGAGAGGCAGGCGAGCATCGTGTACTTCGGCGAAGGGGCGACCTCGGAAGGGGACTTCCACGAGGCTTTGAATTTCGCCGGGGTGTATCAGACGGCCACCGTCTTCTTCTGCCAAAATAACGGCTACGCCATCAGCGTGCCGTTCCATGCCCAGTCCGCCTCCCGGACGATCGCCCAGCGCGCGGCCGCCTACGACATGCCGGGGGTGCGGGTGGACGGCAACGATGTGTTCGCCGTCTGGCTGACCGTGCGCGAAGCGATTGATCGCGGCTTGAACGGCGGCGGGCCGACGCTTATCGAGGCGGTCACGTTTCGTTACGGGCCGCATACGACCAGCGACGATCCGCGCAAATACCGCGACCAGGCCCGGCTCTCCGCCGAATGGAGGGAGGGGCGCGATCCGATAGAGCGCCTGAAGCTGCATCTCGTGAAGCGGGACGCGTGGAGCGAGGAGCACGAGGCTCGCCTGATGGAACGGGTCAGCGCCTTGATCGAAGCCGCGGTCGACGAGGCCGAGAGCTATCCGAAGTCCCGGCCGGGAGATATGTTCATGCACGTAAGCGCCGATATGCCGTGGCCTGTGGCCGAACAGCGGGAACAGAGCGGCCTGTGCGCGGAAAGGCAGGGTGAGGCATGA
- a CDS encoding alpha-ketoacid dehydrogenase subunit beta has protein sequence MSRSLTILQAIHEALDQKLADDRRVMLTGEDIGVNGGVFRATDGLIDKYGKERVVDTPLAEAGIIGSAIGLALNGFIPVVEIQFLAFIYPGFEQIITHAARMRYRTRGQYSVPLVIRTPYGAGIRGPELHSESVEAFFVHTPGLKVVVPSNPYDAKGLLISAIEDPDPVVFLEPARIYRAFKEEVPEEMYRIPLGKANIVREGEDVTMISWGSMMRVALEAARQLEREKGWSCEVIDLRSLYPLDRDAIAASVKKTGRAVIVHEAHKTAGVGAEIVSLINDEALMYLRAPIQRITGFDVPVPQFSLEDVYVPTVERVREGIAAAIQF, from the coding sequence ATGAGCCGGAGCTTAACGATATTGCAAGCGATCCATGAAGCGCTTGATCAGAAGCTGGCGGACGATCGGCGCGTCATGCTGACGGGAGAAGACATCGGCGTCAATGGCGGCGTATTCCGGGCGACCGATGGGCTGATCGACAAGTACGGCAAGGAACGGGTCGTCGATACGCCGCTGGCCGAAGCCGGCATTATCGGCTCGGCTATCGGGCTGGCGCTGAACGGCTTCATTCCGGTCGTCGAAATTCAATTTTTGGCCTTCATCTATCCCGGCTTCGAGCAGATCATCACCCACGCGGCCCGCATGCGGTACCGGACGCGGGGACAGTACAGCGTCCCTCTCGTCATCCGCACTCCGTACGGAGCGGGAATTCGCGGGCCGGAGCTTCATTCGGAGAGCGTGGAAGCGTTCTTCGTCCATACGCCCGGACTTAAGGTGGTCGTGCCGAGCAATCCGTACGATGCCAAAGGCCTGCTCATCAGCGCCATCGAGGATCCCGATCCGGTGGTTTTTCTGGAACCGGCCCGGATCTACCGCGCCTTCAAGGAGGAAGTGCCCGAGGAGATGTACCGCATTCCGTTGGGGAAGGCGAACATCGTCCGGGAAGGCGAAGACGTGACGATGATTTCATGGGGGTCCATGATGCGGGTGGCGCTGGAAGCGGCCCGGCAGCTGGAGCGGGAGAAGGGCTGGTCCTGCGAGGTCATCGATCTTCGCTCGCTGTATCCGCTCGATCGGGATGCGATTGCGGCTTCCGTGAAGAAGACGGGGCGGGCGGTGATTGTTCATGAGGCGCACAAGACGGCCGGCGTCGGCGCGGAAATTGTGTCGCTGATCAATGACGAGGCGCTGATGTATTTGCGGGCCCCGATTCAGCGGATTACCGGCTTCGATGTGCCGGTTCCGCAGTTCTCGCTCGAGGACGTCTATGTTCCGACGGTCGAGCGGGTGAGAGAGGGAATCGCCGCAGCGATTCAGTTCTGA
- a CDS encoding dihydrolipoamide acetyltransferase family protein, with amino-acid sequence MIEFKLPDVGEGIHEGEIGKWLIKEGERVACDQPIVEVLTDKVNAELTAPAGGVVHKLMFAEGDAVRVGEVLFLLEAEGRIPVEEAGKAEQAASAAAPPPPLAAAVPASSAGRVRAAPYVRQLARQLNIDIEQVKGGGADGRITEEDVRRHASAGTAKVTEGPDMPGMNAASPGRERTEAAVRPQGGMPASACAEERVPLRGVRLKIAERLVKAATIIPHVTQVDELEADALQALRERLQPLASERQVKLTYLPFFIKAIVIALKEFPSFNASLDDEAKEIVLKRYYHIGIATDTPDGLIVPVIRDADRKTVFELAEEIGRLAERARAGKLALEEITGGTFTISNVGPIGSLLATPIINHPEAAILALHKMEPRMVVRNGEGVIRLMMNMALSFDHRLIDGAEAIRFTNRIKRLLEQPDLLWAEMV; translated from the coding sequence ATGATAGAGTTCAAGCTTCCCGACGTGGGAGAAGGCATTCACGAAGGGGAGATCGGAAAATGGCTCATTAAGGAAGGGGAGCGGGTGGCCTGCGATCAGCCGATCGTCGAGGTGCTGACGGACAAAGTGAACGCCGAGCTGACCGCTCCGGCCGGCGGCGTCGTGCACAAGCTGATGTTTGCCGAGGGGGACGCTGTTCGGGTAGGCGAGGTGCTATTCCTCCTCGAAGCAGAGGGGCGCATCCCTGTGGAGGAAGCGGGGAAAGCGGAGCAGGCCGCTTCTGCGGCCGCCCCTCCGCCTCCGCTCGCAGCGGCCGTACCTGCGTCTTCGGCAGGAAGAGTGCGCGCGGCCCCCTATGTTCGCCAGCTAGCGCGGCAGTTGAATATCGACATCGAGCAGGTGAAGGGGGGCGGAGCGGACGGCCGCATTACGGAAGAGGATGTGCGGCGCCATGCCTCGGCAGGCACGGCGAAGGTAACGGAAGGCCCCGACATGCCGGGCATGAATGCGGCTTCGCCTGGGCGGGAGCGGACGGAGGCCGCGGTCCGGCCTCAAGGGGGAATGCCGGCCTCCGCTTGCGCCGAGGAACGGGTGCCGCTGCGGGGAGTGCGCTTGAAAATCGCCGAAAGGCTCGTCAAGGCGGCGACTATCATCCCGCATGTCACGCAGGTGGATGAACTGGAGGCCGATGCCCTGCAGGCGCTCCGGGAACGTCTCCAGCCGCTGGCGTCCGAGCGGCAGGTGAAGTTGACGTACTTGCCGTTTTTTATCAAGGCTATCGTCATTGCGCTCAAGGAATTTCCGTCTTTCAACGCGTCGCTCGACGATGAGGCCAAGGAAATCGTCCTGAAGCGCTATTATCATATTGGAATTGCGACCGATACGCCGGACGGCTTGATCGTCCCGGTCATCCGGGACGCCGACCGGAAGACGGTCTTCGAGCTGGCGGAAGAGATCGGGCGTCTGGCGGAACGGGCCCGAGCCGGGAAGCTGGCGCTGGAGGAGATTACCGGCGGCACCTTCACGATTAGCAACGTCGGGCCGATCGGCAGTCTGCTCGCGACGCCGATCATTAACCATCCGGAGGCGGCCATCCTGGCGCTGCACAAGATGGAGCCCCGCATGGTCGTCCGCAACGGGGAAGGCGTCATCCGCCTCATGATGAATATGGCGCTCTCCTTCGATCATCGGCTTATCGACGGGGCGGAGGCGATTCGGTTCACGAACCGGATCAAGCGGCTGCTGGAGCAGCCAGACTTACTATGGGCGGAGATGGTGTAG
- the lpdA gene encoding dihydrolipoyl dehydrogenase, with amino-acid sequence MVVGEIAVETDVVVIGGGPGGYAAAIRLGHLGKQVVLVEKEELGGVCLHSGCIPSKALIHAAGLYDDARSASKLGLRINPGAIAFDMSVWQQWKSGIVAKLRSGVGQLCAANGVTVVKGSAVFLSPDRIGVETESGFETYKFQEAIIATGSRPHLPAFAAGGGARILTSAAALELENLPERLAIIGSGYIGIELGMAFAKLGCRVTLIEREERILPLVDGSLAAEVKRRAGKLGMMIKTGTEVRAAAAHDDHVELRLESMRHGEESVLCDKVLVTTGRVPNTEGLGLGQAGVQVDERGYIPVDAECRTNMRHIFAIGDITPGPALAHRAARQGTVAAEVIGGLPSAFDSPYVPYVIFSDPQIAGVGLTRAEAERQGMKVKTGRFPFRANGYALAAGKTDGFAEVVVEADSRLLLGMHAVGADAGSLIGQGTLALEMAAKAEDIAMTVHPHPTLSEGWLEAAAAALGHAIHIVNERRLEDE; translated from the coding sequence ATGGTCGTCGGCGAAATTGCGGTAGAAACGGACGTTGTTGTCATTGGCGGCGGTCCGGGCGGGTATGCGGCAGCTATCCGGCTGGGCCACTTGGGGAAGCAGGTCGTGCTGGTGGAGAAAGAGGAGCTCGGCGGCGTCTGTCTTCATTCGGGCTGCATTCCATCCAAAGCGCTGATCCATGCGGCCGGACTGTATGACGACGCCAGGTCGGCCTCCAAGCTGGGGCTGCGGATCAATCCGGGGGCGATTGCCTTCGATATGTCCGTATGGCAGCAGTGGAAATCCGGCATCGTCGCCAAGCTGCGAAGCGGAGTGGGGCAGCTCTGCGCCGCGAACGGGGTAACGGTCGTGAAGGGGAGCGCCGTCTTCCTGTCTCCCGACCGCATCGGGGTGGAGACGGAATCCGGCTTCGAAACCTACAAATTCCAGGAGGCGATTATCGCGACGGGATCGCGGCCGCATCTCCCGGCATTCGCGGCGGGGGGCGGTGCCCGAATCCTCACTTCGGCGGCGGCGCTGGAGTTGGAGAATCTGCCGGAGCGCCTGGCCATTATCGGAAGCGGCTATATCGGCATCGAATTGGGCATGGCCTTCGCCAAGCTCGGATGCCGCGTGACACTCATCGAGCGGGAGGAACGCATCCTCCCGCTGGTGGACGGCAGCCTCGCCGCGGAAGTGAAGCGTCGTGCAGGCAAGCTGGGGATGATGATCAAGACCGGGACGGAAGTGCGGGCGGCTGCCGCGCATGACGATCATGTCGAGCTCCGCCTCGAATCGATGCGGCATGGCGAGGAGAGCGTTCTCTGCGACAAGGTGCTGGTCACGACCGGACGCGTGCCGAACACGGAGGGCCTCGGCCTCGGGCAGGCCGGGGTGCAGGTCGATGAGCGCGGCTATATTCCGGTCGATGCGGAGTGCCGGACCAATATGCGCCACATCTTCGCCATTGGGGATATTACGCCAGGGCCCGCTCTCGCCCATCGCGCCGCGAGGCAGGGCACGGTCGCCGCGGAGGTAATCGGCGGACTCCCTAGCGCCTTCGACTCGCCTTATGTGCCCTACGTTATTTTCTCCGATCCGCAGATTGCGGGAGTGGGGCTGACGCGGGCGGAAGCCGAGCGGCAGGGCATGAAGGTGAAGACGGGCCGCTTCCCGTTCCGCGCCAACGGATACGCGCTGGCAGCCGGGAAGACGGACGGCTTCGCGGAAGTAGTCGTCGAAGCGGATTCCCGCCTGCTGCTTGGCATGCACGCGGTAGGCGCGGATGCCGGCAGCTTGATCGGCCAGGGCACGCTCGCGCTTGAAATGGCGGCGAAAGCGGAAGACATCGCCATGACGGTGCACCCGCACCCGACGCTTAGCGAAGGCTGGCTGGAAGCCGCCGCCGCCGCCTTGGGGCATGCCATACACATTGTGAACGAGAGGAGGCTGGAAGATGAGTAA
- the paaA gene encoding 1,2-phenylacetyl-CoA epoxidase subunit PaaA yields the protein MSNRTDPDRASDGERLAHFLNRIDRGDKIEADDWMPDDYRNQLIKLISMHGVSEIMGALPEKEWVPKAPTLRRKLAIMAKVQDEMGHGQLLLRVAEDLMAPLGQTREDLLRNLFSGKLKFHNVFHMEAPTWADAGVIAWLVDGAAIITQTMSLETSYAPYARALQRICAEEKFHAQHGESIVLELAEGTPAQRRMLQEAVNRWWPSLLMFFGPPEGGTVSSNQQLNMRYKIRTQTNEELRQAFFHKYVNRIFHLGLTLPDDTIRYDEAEGIWHYRQPDWDRFVEIVRGNGPCSAQRLRLRKTSYEEAGWVREAMLAPLKTYAAGGAI from the coding sequence ATGAGTAATCGGACGGACCCGGATAGAGCATCGGACGGCGAGCGTTTGGCGCATTTTCTGAACCGGATTGACCGGGGCGACAAGATTGAAGCGGATGATTGGATGCCAGACGATTACCGCAACCAGTTAATCAAGCTGATATCGATGCACGGCGTGAGCGAAATTATGGGGGCATTGCCGGAGAAGGAATGGGTCCCGAAGGCGCCGACGCTGCGCCGCAAGCTGGCGATCATGGCGAAGGTGCAGGATGAGATGGGGCATGGGCAGCTGCTTCTGCGCGTCGCCGAGGATCTGATGGCGCCGCTCGGACAGACCCGCGAGGATCTGCTGCGCAATCTGTTCTCGGGGAAGCTGAAGTTCCATAACGTGTTCCATATGGAGGCGCCCACATGGGCGGACGCCGGCGTTATCGCCTGGCTCGTCGACGGCGCGGCGATTATTACCCAGACGATGTCGCTGGAGACGTCCTATGCGCCGTATGCCCGCGCGCTCCAGCGCATCTGCGCGGAAGAGAAGTTCCATGCCCAGCACGGGGAGAGCATCGTGCTGGAGCTGGCGGAAGGGACGCCGGCGCAGCGCCGGATGCTGCAGGAGGCCGTGAACCGCTGGTGGCCTTCGTTGCTGATGTTCTTCGGCCCGCCGGAAGGCGGAACCGTGTCCAGCAATCAGCAGCTGAATATGCGCTACAAGATTCGCACGCAGACGAACGAGGAGCTGCGGCAGGCCTTTTTCCATAAATATGTGAACCGGATTTTCCATCTGGGGCTGACGCTTCCGGACGACACAATCCGCTATGACGAAGCGGAGGGTATCTGGCATTACCGGCAGCCCGATTGGGACCGGTTCGTGGAGATTGTGCGCGGGAACGGACCCTGCTCGGCACAGCGGCTGCGGCTGCGGAAGACATCCTACGAAGAGGCGGGATGGGTGCGCGAAGCGATGCTGGCGCCACTCAAAACCTATGCGGCGGGAGGGGCGATATGA
- the paaB gene encoding 1,2-phenylacetyl-CoA epoxidase subunit PaaB, whose translation MSSERKEQFSVYEVFSQKSPSAGFAHQFSLLAPNPEAALLMARENFMRREPCINIWVVNRDDIHGLTPEERESLERLDNKSYRETKGYGDVQSRWRRHKEAYESKADTARKEG comes from the coding sequence ATGAGCAGCGAACGGAAGGAGCAATTTTCTGTTTACGAGGTGTTCAGCCAGAAGAGCCCGTCTGCCGGCTTCGCGCACCAGTTCAGCTTGCTGGCGCCGAACCCGGAAGCTGCGCTCCTGATGGCCCGGGAGAACTTCATGCGGCGCGAGCCCTGCATCAATATCTGGGTCGTGAACCGCGACGATATTCACGGGCTGACGCCGGAGGAACGGGAGAGTCTTGAACGGCTGGACAACAAAAGCTACCGCGAAACGAAGGGCTACGGCGATGTGCAGTCGAGATGGCGCCGCCACAAGGAAGCGTACGAGAGCAAGGCGGATACCGCACGGAAGGAGGGCTGA
- the paaC gene encoding 1,2-phenylacetyl-CoA epoxidase subunit PaaC gives MAGYIGAESAEEAKRSPEYARALQELLFQIADDDYILAYRGSEWLGLAPHIEEDVAFSSMAQDMMGHAAMLYGMLEELGAGKADDLAHLRTPEAFRNAILAERPNGPGDYADDPHYDWAYAVARCCLYGLFKEIRLEALTRSSYVPLAQTAHKMRREHHYHRRYWRSWFTRLASSTDEARLRLNAAVARVWSDIGSLFPLGSEEEAIVRFGLSIGGDELARRWKAEAQSLFEACGLAWPGDWAIPARNGRDGQHTGDLAQAVATLSEVYRIDPAAGW, from the coding sequence ATGGCAGGATATATTGGCGCAGAGTCGGCGGAAGAGGCCAAGCGCAGCCCGGAATATGCGCGGGCCTTGCAGGAATTGTTGTTTCAGATTGCAGACGATGACTATATATTGGCTTACCGGGGATCGGAATGGCTGGGGCTGGCCCCTCACATCGAAGAAGATGTCGCTTTTTCGTCGATGGCGCAGGACATGATGGGGCATGCGGCGATGCTGTACGGGATGCTGGAGGAGCTGGGGGCCGGCAAGGCGGACGATCTGGCGCATTTGCGCACCCCGGAGGCGTTCCGCAATGCCATTCTGGCCGAGCGTCCGAACGGACCGGGGGATTATGCGGATGACCCGCATTATGACTGGGCTTATGCCGTGGCCCGCTGCTGCCTGTACGGCTTGTTCAAGGAGATCCGGCTGGAAGCGTTGACGCGGTCTTCCTATGTGCCGCTGGCGCAGACGGCCCACAAAATGAGGCGCGAGCACCACTATCACCGACGATATTGGCGCTCCTGGTTCACGCGGCTGGCGTCCAGCACGGACGAGGCGCGCTTGCGCTTGAACGCGGCCGTGGCCCGTGTGTGGAGCGATATCGGCAGCCTGTTCCCGCTGGGCAGCGAGGAGGAGGCAATCGTCCGCTTCGGGCTGAGCATAGGCGGGGATGAATTGGCGCGGCGGTGGAAGGCGGAGGCGCAGAGCTTATTCGAAGCGTGCGGGCTCGCTTGGCCGGGTGATTGGGCCATCCCTGCCAGGAATGGACGCGACGGGCAGCATACCGGCGATCTGGCGCAAGCCGTCGCCACCTTGTCGGAGGTGTACCGGATTGACCCTGCGGCGGGCTGGTAA